A genomic segment from Lasioglossum baleicum chromosome 5, iyLasBale1, whole genome shotgun sequence encodes:
- the Mefg1 gene encoding mitochondrial translation elongation factor G 1 translates to MTIITILRDKTNLNMLSRVYSHVFKNSRFSSTFAKHAEHKTLEKIRNIGISAHIDSGKTTLTERILFYTGRISQMHEVRGKDNVGAIMDSMELERQRGITIQSAATYTIWKDHNINIIDTPGHVDFTVEVERALRVLDGAVLVLCAVGGVQSQTMTVNRQMKRYNVPCLAFINKLDRLGANHKRVIDQLRGKLHHNAAFIQLPIGLEGNCTGIVDIVSEKALYFEGNFGEVVREDEVPSNMRAEVIDAKQELIEHLSNVDEKIGELYLNEAQVSDNDIKDAIRKNCIKRTFTPVLVGTALKNKGVQPLLDAVLNYLPNPAEVNNYALKESGTETVKVLLDTERSNKKPFVGLAFKLEAGRFGQLTYFRCYQGMLSKTDNLYNTRTSKKVRVQRLVRLHSNQMEDVEKVYAGDIFALFGIDCASGDTFVSVPNSQLSMESIYIPDAVVSMSIQPKNTKDRDNFAKGIARFTKEDPTFRFEYNTDSKESIVSGMGELHLEIYAQRLEREYGCPIILGKPKVAFRETLRESYEFDYLHKKQSGGAGQFGRVIGIIDPLPPHMNTKLEFKDETVGTNVPKQFIPGVEKGFRAMCEQGQLSGHKVAGITFRLIDGMHHCVDSSEFAFYQAAEGAMRDAFREGSWQILEPIMTVEVSAPMEFQGAIVGQITKRGGIISNTDSAEGWFTLLAEVSLNDMFGYTGELRSSTQGKGEFTMEYARYNPCLPDVEQELIRQYQIANNIQVDARSNN, encoded by the exons ATGACTATTATAACAATTTTAAGAGACAAGACAAACTTGAACATGTTGTCACGTGTGTATTCGCACGTATTTAAG aactctcgattttcatcaACGTTTGCAAAACATGCAGAACACAAAACGTTGGAAAAGATCAGGAACATTGGTATATCTGCCCACATAGATTCCGGAAAAACTACGTTGACTGAacgtatattattttataccggCAGAATTTCTCAAATGCACGAG GTACGAGGCAAAGATAATGTCGGAGCTATAATGGATAGCATGGAATTGGAAAGACAGAGAGGCATTACCATCCAGTCAGCTGCAACTTATACGATATGGAAGGATCACAACATCAATATCATTGACACACCGGGTCACGTAGATTTCACGGTAGAAGTAGAAAGAGCTCTGCGAGTCTTGGATGGAGCTGTACTCGTATTATGCGCTGTAGGGGGTGTTCAATCTCAGACAATGACTGTAAACAGACAAATGAAAAGGTACAATGTACCTTGCCTAGCATTTATCAACAAGTTAGACAGATTAGGAGCGAATCACAAGAGAGTTATAGATCAACTGCGCGGTAAACTGCACCACAATGCGGCATTTATACAGCTACCCATCGGTTTAGAGGGTAATTGTACAGGAATTGTAGATATCGTGTCTGAAAAAGCATTGTACTTTGAAGGGAACTTTGGCGAAGTTGTTAGAGAAGATGAAGTTCCATCAAACATGAGAGCAG AGGTAATCGATGCTAAACAAGAACTAATCGAGCACTTGAGCAATGTCGATGAAAAGATCGGGGAATTGTACTTAAATGAAGCTCAAGTGTCTGACAATGACATCAAAGATGCTAtcagaaaaaattgtataaaaagaaCTTTCACACCCGTTCTAGTTGGAACTGCATTGAAAAACAAAGGTGTTCAACCATTGTTGGATGCAGTTCTGAATTATTTACCAAACCCTGCTGAAGTCAACAATTATGCACTTAAGGAGAGCGg AACTGAAACTGTTAAAGTGCTGTTAGACACCGAGAGAAGCAACAAGAAGCCGTTCGTTGGATTGGCATTTAAATTAGAAGCTGGCAGGTTCGGCCAGCTGACTTATTTCCGTTGTTATCAAGGGATGCTGTCCAAGACAGACAATTTGTATAACACAAGAACGAGTAAAAAG GTTCGAGTGCAAAGATTGGTACGGCTTCACTCAAATCAAATGGAAGATGTAGAGAAGGTTTATGCTGGAGACATCTTTGCCTTGTTCGGTATAGACTGCGCGTCAGGAGACACATTCGTCAGCGTTCCCAATTCCCAATTATCGATGGAGTCTATTTACATACCTGACGCTGTAGTGTCAATGTCCATTCAACCAAAGAATACGAAAGATAGAGATAACTTCGCGAAAGGTATTGCAAGGTTTACTAAAGAGGATCCGACTTTCAGATTCGAGTACAACACAGACAGCAAG GAATCCATCGTTTCGGGAATGGGTGAGTTGCATTTGGAGATATACGCGCAGAGATTGGAACGCGAATATGGTTGTCCCATCATCCTTGGAAAGCCGAAGGTTGCTTTCCGCGAGACACTTCGCGAATCATACGAGTTCGACTATCTCCATAAGAAACAGTCTGGTGGTGCTGGTCAATTTGGCCGTGTCATTGGAATCATAGAT CCACTCCCACCACACATGAATACTAAACTGGAGTTCAAAGACGAAACGGTGGGAACAAATGTACCTAAACAATTTATCCCCGGCGTGGAAAAGGGATTCAGAGCTATGTGCGAGCAGGGACAACTTTCGGGGCACAAAGTGGCTGGCATTACATTCAGGCTAATCGACGGTATGCACCATTGCGTGGATTCTTCGGAATTCGCGTTCTATCAAGCCGCTGAGGGTGCAATGAGGGACGCGTTTAGAGAAGGCTCTTGGCAAATACTCGAACCGATCATGACGGTAGAGGTGTCTGCACCAATGGAGTTTCAG GGAGCAATAGTAGGTCAAATAACGAAACGAGGCGGTATCATAAGCAACACAGACTCTGCCGAAGGATGGTTCACCCTACTCGCCGAAGTATCCTTAAACGACATGTTTGGCTACACCGGTGAATTACGATCATCCACGCAAGGAAAAGGAGAGTTCACCATGGAGTACGCCAGATATAATCCTTGCTTGCCGGACGTAGAACAAGAATTGATAAGACAGTATCAAATAGCGAATAATATACAAGTCGATGCACGGTCGAATAATTAA